Proteins found in one Streptomyces sp. NBC_00461 genomic segment:
- a CDS encoding YncE family protein: MALSPDGRYAYVTSIDDGGVSVVDTHTTIAVGSRPTAIVFSPTRRLFYVAQPDAGTVTAVDTASNTVTGAPIPVGGQPGALALTPDEKRLYVADSAADSAAGTVRAVDMAGPTPAVGPPVQVGGAPMGLAVVPDGTRVYVADSAGGTLAVIDTATGTMTGAPVALATGAFDVASARDSRRLDVADAGADAILVVDATTLTVTARVALPSTPRWLAVTPDGSRLLVTLPSVGSLAGRHRRSRPPGGPDPGRERAAWGRRLRRRTPRVGHQHRLQLPDGS; this comes from the coding sequence GTGGCCCTCTCACCAGACGGCCGGTACGCCTACGTCACCAGCATCGACGACGGGGGCGTATCAGTGGTCGACACGCACACCACAATCGCGGTGGGCAGCAGGCCGACGGCAATCGTCTTCTCCCCGACGCGCCGCCTGTTCTACGTGGCGCAGCCCGACGCGGGCACGGTCACGGCCGTCGACACCGCGTCCAACACGGTGACGGGCGCGCCGATCCCGGTCGGCGGCCAGCCCGGCGCGCTGGCGTTGACACCCGACGAGAAGCGTCTTTACGTCGCCGACTCCGCCGCCGACTCCGCCGCCGGGACCGTCCGCGCCGTCGACATGGCCGGACCCACTCCGGCCGTCGGCCCGCCCGTCCAGGTGGGCGGTGCGCCCATGGGCCTCGCCGTGGTGCCCGACGGCACCCGCGTATACGTGGCCGACTCCGCCGGCGGCACTCTCGCCGTGATCGACACCGCGACCGGCACGATGACCGGCGCACCGGTCGCCCTCGCCACAGGAGCGTTCGACGTGGCCAGCGCACGCGACAGCCGGCGTCTGGACGTGGCGGACGCCGGCGCCGACGCGATTCTCGTCGTCGATGCGACCACCCTCACGGTGACCGCCCGGGTGGCACTGCCCAGCACACCGCGGTGGCTTGCCGTCACCCCCGACGGGAGCCGCCTGCTCGTCACCCTTCCCTCTGTCGGGTCTCTGGCAGGTCGGCACCGCCGTTCTCGGCCTCCCGGGGGACCCGATCCCGGTCGGGAGCGTGCCGCATGGGGTCGCCGTCTTCGCCGACGGACACCGCGCGTGGGTCACCAACACCGCCTCCAACTCCCTGACGGTAGTTGA
- a CDS encoding beta-propeller fold lactonase family protein — protein sequence MVNPSTAPIPLDLRPFGAAITPDGQRLYFTSPDDTGAVFVVDTTSHSVTAKLACPGARAAVMSPSGDRLYVAGDPGNQLFVFDTRTDTIVETVALEGAPLKMALTPQGTRLYITYNDVGQVAVVDTASGQVIRTIGLGGELLGVAVAPDGRQVYVTDLTGGTLRVIDAATDTPLAMPPIAVMPFPRALAVSPDSRRVFVVHGQDSTVSVVEPASGTVLTTIPVGDFPMETLMSADGRRLYVSNAEDDSVSVIDTERLVVVRTIPVGGPPAEMVRTPDGHRAYAAGFRTKLVVPFDTRTFSRPVGPQPEGVALSPDGRRLLIATTGADALAVMSTGETQFTAGQAPMAIDVSPDGATLFVANTGSNDVSLIDTRTGTVTATVPVTAAQSVAASKDGKHVYVAGSGALSAVEVATARVTGTLPVGSPTAVGVGPDGRHVYVTDAATNSLLVVDTAQLTVVGAPVPVGSNTTALAVSLDGRQVFVCNSDTGVTVVDTVSLTVTATIEVSDGPEYVCVSPDARHVYLSCPSASTIRVVDAVSRTLTGDAIPVHPTPQACAVGPDGRRLYVASAGAGAVEVVDTATRTSLEFLPAGPFPAALALSPDGGSAYVLGSEAEVITAVDTNVTRVPVGGRPLGVAPAPDGQRAYVAGSSDGTVSVIDLASLPHTTGPAIAVGGRPQAVAVSSDGSRLYAADHASGDVVVIDTATGAVAGRPIPVGGIPADLVLSPDGAHLYVTDSDSGTVSVIDTALGQVTGAPAPVGVAPSALVVTADGSRLFVADPGQDAVLSTDSATLTVTDRANLPAAPQGLALGPDGRSLMAVLPALGALAVIDTATLQLREPPIPVGGAPHRVAVAPDGLVAYVTNAGSGTVTLVDL from the coding sequence ATGGTGAACCCCAGCACCGCCCCGATCCCGCTCGACCTGCGGCCGTTCGGCGCGGCCATCACACCGGACGGCCAGCGCCTGTACTTCACAAGCCCCGACGACACCGGAGCGGTGTTCGTGGTCGACACCACGAGCCACTCGGTCACCGCGAAGCTGGCCTGCCCAGGCGCAAGAGCAGCCGTCATGAGCCCCAGCGGGGACCGGCTCTACGTCGCCGGCGACCCGGGCAACCAACTCTTCGTGTTCGACACCCGCACCGACACCATCGTCGAAACGGTCGCCCTGGAGGGCGCGCCACTGAAAATGGCGCTGACACCCCAGGGCACCCGCCTGTACATCACCTACAACGACGTCGGCCAAGTCGCGGTGGTCGACACGGCGAGCGGCCAGGTGATCCGTACCATCGGCCTCGGCGGCGAGCTGCTCGGCGTCGCCGTCGCCCCCGACGGCCGTCAGGTCTACGTGACCGATCTGACCGGGGGGACCCTCCGGGTGATCGACGCGGCGACCGACACGCCGCTGGCGATGCCGCCGATCGCCGTCATGCCGTTCCCCCGTGCCCTGGCGGTGTCCCCGGACAGCCGGCGGGTGTTCGTGGTGCACGGCCAGGACAGCACCGTCTCCGTGGTCGAGCCCGCCTCCGGCACCGTGCTGACCACGATCCCCGTCGGCGACTTCCCCATGGAGACGCTGATGTCGGCGGACGGCAGACGCCTGTACGTCTCCAACGCGGAGGACGACTCCGTCTCCGTGATCGACACCGAACGGCTGGTGGTCGTCCGTACGATCCCGGTCGGCGGGCCGCCCGCCGAGATGGTGCGCACCCCGGACGGGCACCGGGCCTACGCCGCGGGATTCCGGACCAAGCTCGTGGTGCCTTTCGACACCCGGACCTTCTCCCGGCCCGTGGGACCGCAGCCCGAGGGCGTGGCCCTCTCGCCCGACGGCCGACGGCTTCTGATTGCCACCACGGGTGCGGACGCGCTCGCGGTGATGAGCACGGGCGAAACACAGTTCACCGCGGGGCAGGCGCCCATGGCGATCGACGTGTCGCCGGACGGCGCGACGCTCTTCGTCGCCAACACCGGCTCGAACGACGTGTCGCTGATCGACACCCGCACCGGCACGGTAACCGCCACGGTCCCGGTCACGGCCGCGCAGTCGGTGGCGGCCTCCAAGGACGGCAAACATGTGTATGTGGCGGGCTCCGGCGCGCTGTCCGCGGTCGAGGTGGCCACGGCCAGGGTCACCGGCACCCTCCCGGTGGGGAGCCCCACGGCCGTCGGGGTCGGCCCGGACGGCCGGCACGTCTACGTCACGGACGCGGCGACCAACTCGCTCCTCGTGGTCGACACCGCTCAGCTCACCGTCGTCGGCGCGCCGGTGCCGGTGGGCTCCAACACGACCGCGCTGGCGGTGAGCCTCGACGGCAGACAGGTGTTCGTCTGCAACTCGGATACTGGCGTCACCGTCGTCGACACCGTGAGCCTCACGGTGACCGCCACCATCGAGGTGTCCGACGGACCTGAGTACGTGTGCGTGAGTCCCGACGCACGGCACGTCTACCTCAGTTGTCCGAGCGCCAGCACCATCAGAGTCGTCGACGCGGTCTCCCGGACCCTGACCGGGGACGCCATCCCCGTTCACCCGACCCCGCAGGCCTGTGCGGTCGGCCCGGACGGCCGACGGCTCTACGTCGCCTCCGCCGGGGCCGGAGCCGTCGAGGTCGTCGACACCGCCACGCGTACCTCCCTGGAGTTCCTGCCCGCCGGCCCGTTCCCGGCGGCGCTGGCCCTGAGCCCGGACGGGGGAAGCGCCTATGTCCTCGGCTCCGAGGCGGAGGTGATCACCGCTGTCGACACCAACGTGACGCGGGTACCCGTCGGCGGCCGGCCCCTGGGCGTCGCGCCGGCCCCGGACGGGCAGCGCGCCTACGTCGCCGGCTCCTCGGACGGCACCGTGTCCGTGATCGATCTCGCCTCGCTTCCGCATACCACCGGCCCGGCGATCGCCGTGGGCGGCCGCCCGCAGGCCGTAGCCGTCAGTTCGGACGGAAGCCGCCTGTACGCGGCTGACCATGCCTCCGGCGATGTCGTCGTCATCGACACGGCCACCGGCGCCGTGGCTGGCCGGCCGATCCCGGTCGGCGGCATTCCGGCGGACCTAGTGCTCTCGCCCGACGGCGCGCACCTCTATGTGACGGACTCCGACTCGGGCACGGTCTCGGTGATCGACACGGCCCTCGGCCAGGTGACCGGCGCACCCGCCCCGGTCGGGGTCGCACCCTCCGCTCTGGTGGTCACCGCGGACGGAAGCCGCCTCTTCGTCGCCGACCCCGGCCAGGACGCGGTGCTCAGCACGGACAGCGCCACGCTCACGGTGACCGACCGCGCCAACCTGCCCGCGGCCCCTCAGGGCCTCGCCCTGGGCCCGGACGGGCGGAGCCTCATGGCCGTCCTCCCCGCGCTCGGCGCCCTCGCAGTGATCGACACCGCGACTCTTCAGCTGCGCGAGCCACCGATCCCGGTGGGCGGCGCGCCGCACCGGGTCGCCGTCGCGCCCGACGGCCTGGTGGCCTACGTGACGAACGCGGGCTCGGGCACCGTGACTCTCGTGGACCTTTGA
- a CDS encoding baseplate J/gp47 family protein, producing the protein MTESVQTTDLEDLARISGTGKAFGITPEGFVPKPLARLLDEKMAAARVLFGSDVDLTAGSALRKILEIVALEEARTWVHLGLAYEDTRVSTAVGDALSRLGEELGLPRPHHRATGQIRLSLAQDLPADVPQLPLQRGARLLTDGGLEFFVDQDVSLSNAVRQATVPVTALVPGPESDIDPLGSPADRIVGFRPEDPGTALLRQLAERLGAQPVVVEHTTATSGGATYWSDARYRDLLLSYPRNVWSPDAVRLTVALVPGVRQVLVKDLYGGLDINQPIFGSFTFLERLFSQERSLGNPYFFTVLVAPEEGAIWEQLYAQVEAAVDQVRPIGIAPQIDRARQVSVGFTCTISVEGLPIPVGPGATVQAAPEAVALKQRILDRVRRRLLALGIGEPVRYSEVMWAVMEEPGVVDARDLVLRRYPPQLSAGELAAAEPGEDQPGADQPGGSGTVPQALRPLRPLEDVLVGPTEIAQLVGSPDDIRIV; encoded by the coding sequence ATGACTGAGAGCGTGCAGACGACGGACCTGGAGGACCTGGCGCGGATCAGCGGAACCGGCAAGGCCTTCGGGATCACGCCGGAGGGCTTCGTCCCGAAACCGCTGGCGCGGCTGCTGGACGAGAAGATGGCCGCGGCGCGGGTGCTGTTCGGATCCGACGTGGATCTGACAGCCGGCAGCGCGCTGCGCAAGATCCTGGAGATCGTCGCCCTGGAGGAGGCGCGGACCTGGGTGCATCTCGGGCTCGCCTACGAGGACACCCGGGTAAGCACGGCGGTCGGTGACGCCTTGTCCCGGCTGGGCGAGGAACTGGGGCTGCCCCGCCCGCACCACCGGGCGACCGGCCAGATCCGGCTCTCCCTCGCCCAGGACCTCCCGGCCGATGTCCCCCAGCTCCCCCTCCAGCGCGGCGCCCGCCTGCTCACGGACGGGGGCCTGGAGTTCTTCGTCGACCAGGACGTGTCCCTCAGCAACGCCGTCCGCCAGGCCACCGTCCCGGTGACCGCCCTGGTGCCGGGGCCGGAGTCCGACATCGACCCACTCGGCTCCCCGGCGGACCGGATCGTGGGCTTCCGCCCGGAGGACCCCGGCACGGCGCTGCTGCGCCAACTGGCCGAACGCCTGGGCGCCCAGCCGGTGGTCGTCGAGCACACCACCGCGACCAGCGGCGGTGCGACGTACTGGAGCGACGCTCGCTACCGCGATCTGCTGCTGTCCTACCCGCGCAACGTGTGGTCCCCCGACGCCGTGCGTCTGACCGTCGCCCTCGTTCCGGGCGTGCGCCAGGTGCTGGTGAAGGACCTCTACGGGGGGCTGGACATCAACCAGCCCATCTTCGGCAGCTTCACGTTCCTGGAGCGGCTCTTCTCCCAGGAGCGCAGCCTCGGCAATCCGTACTTCTTCACCGTCCTGGTGGCGCCTGAGGAAGGCGCCATCTGGGAGCAGCTGTACGCCCAGGTGGAGGCGGCCGTAGACCAGGTCCGGCCCATCGGCATCGCCCCGCAGATCGACCGGGCGCGACAGGTGAGCGTGGGATTCACCTGCACGATCTCGGTGGAGGGGCTGCCCATCCCGGTGGGGCCGGGGGCCACCGTCCAGGCCGCCCCCGAGGCCGTCGCGCTCAAGCAGCGCATCCTCGACCGGGTACGGCGCCGGCTGCTGGCCCTGGGCATCGGCGAGCCCGTGCGCTACAGCGAGGTGATGTGGGCGGTCATGGAGGAACCGGGGGTTGTGGACGCCCGGGACCTGGTGCTGCGGCGCTATCCGCCCCAACTGTCCGCCGGTGAGCTGGCGGCCGCCGAGCCCGGCGAGGACCAGCCCGGCGCAGACCAGCCCGGCGGGAGCGGCACCGTCCCCCAGGCCCTCCGGCCGCTCCGGCCACTGGAGGACGTCCTCGTCGGCCCCACGGAGATCGCACAGCTCGTCGGTTCCCCGGACGACATCCGGATCGTGTGA
- a CDS encoding DUF6424 family protein, with product MTHTASPSTAKSRMATGGTESENHPWKIQLVDHPPRFESTYFQAAKKAAHKILAEMSEDDLPYGPRPPGAEHWEMHHGGSLWVKGASGWRMYRARVGIEWSMQFCAEPAKVDRLRQEAAELIGAFPDTLPALGELGYKSAEELLRTPITDADGVERWTDSLFNACVPMSRGNHQGILPKVPGEHHYPWPVKGADFVRYDDFQLWVNLPDGTHGAVAPVDRRGSGDGHVRLVHAPEGSTAGDTLAKAQSLGKMAIFPANSTVALEAFKQQIEPGRRTATGPLVTATTPRRGGATRRTTTRRTG from the coding sequence ATGACGCACACTGCTTCCCCTTCAACAGCCAAGTCTCGTATGGCAACCGGCGGCACGGAATCGGAGAACCACCCCTGGAAAATACAGTTGGTCGACCACCCCCCGCGTTTCGAGTCGACGTACTTCCAGGCCGCAAAGAAGGCGGCGCACAAGATCCTCGCCGAGATGAGCGAGGACGACCTCCCCTACGGGCCCCGGCCTCCCGGCGCCGAGCACTGGGAGATGCACCACGGCGGCAGTCTGTGGGTCAAGGGGGCCAGCGGCTGGCGGATGTACCGCGCACGGGTGGGCATCGAGTGGAGCATGCAGTTCTGCGCCGAACCGGCGAAGGTGGACCGGCTGCGGCAGGAGGCCGCCGAGCTCATCGGCGCCTTCCCGGACACCCTCCCCGCCCTTGGGGAACTGGGTTACAAAAGCGCCGAGGAACTGCTGCGCACGCCGATCACGGACGCCGACGGCGTCGAGCGGTGGACCGACTCTTTGTTCAATGCCTGCGTGCCGATGAGCCGCGGCAACCACCAGGGCATCCTGCCCAAAGTGCCCGGCGAACACCACTACCCGTGGCCCGTCAAGGGCGCTGACTTCGTCCGGTACGACGACTTCCAACTGTGGGTGAACCTGCCCGACGGCACCCACGGCGCCGTGGCCCCGGTGGACCGGCGCGGATCGGGCGACGGACACGTACGCCTGGTGCACGCGCCCGAGGGGAGCACGGCGGGCGACACTCTCGCCAAGGCCCAGAGCCTGGGGAAGATGGCGATCTTCCCGGCCAACAGCACCGTCGCCCTGGAGGCGTTCAAGCAACAGATCGAGCCTGGGCGGCGCACCGCGACCGGCCCCCTCGTCACCGCCACGACGCCGCGGCGGGGCGGAGCGACCCGGCGCACCACCACCAGGCGCACCGGTTAG
- a CDS encoding integrase core domain-containing protein, which yields MALRMLYLVFLRLLGLLLLLSRSQQTKDAELLALRHENAVLRRQLGVRPHLTWPDRAVLAALARHLPSRLRRHRLFTPGTLLTWHRRLLRWKWKQKPARTGRPPIFEELTALILRLARKNPTWGSTRIQGELRRLGHRVGASTIRRILRSAGLGPAPRRSRSAPTWHEFVRAQASGLLAADFFHVDTAALTRLYAFVVMEVGTRTVHILGVTAHPTAAWATQLSRNLLANLADRAARFRYLLRDRDSRYTQAFDAVFTADGIEILKSAPQTPRMNAHVERFIRSVRAECTDRMLIYNEQHARSVLAEYAEHYNSARPHRALHLRAPADDPDVIPFPAEHIQRHDVLSGLIHEYRDTACRRSRQSGERPAQRMCGTFGTQQSPHRQPSQTAVSKAKCQPSLQRVMTRTVQRRVPERRARSREKSPTCRRGPSSCTHQSLTPPDGPTRPATGVTDRT from the coding sequence ATGGCACTGCGCATGCTCTACCTGGTCTTCCTCCGACTCCTCGGACTGCTCCTGCTGCTCTCCCGCTCGCAGCAGACCAAGGACGCCGAGCTGCTCGCGCTGCGCCACGAGAACGCGGTGCTGCGCCGCCAGCTCGGCGTCCGGCCACACCTCACCTGGCCGGACCGCGCAGTACTCGCCGCCCTCGCCCGGCACCTACCCTCCCGGCTGCGCCGACACCGCCTGTTCACACCCGGCACCCTGCTCACCTGGCACCGGCGACTACTGCGCTGGAAGTGGAAGCAGAAACCCGCGCGGACCGGCCGCCCGCCGATCTTCGAGGAACTCACCGCCCTGATCCTGCGCCTGGCCCGCAAGAACCCGACCTGGGGCTCAACCCGTATCCAGGGCGAGCTGCGGCGCCTGGGCCACCGCGTCGGCGCCTCCACCATCCGACGCATCCTGCGCAGCGCCGGCCTCGGCCCCGCACCCAGACGAAGCCGCAGCGCCCCGACCTGGCACGAGTTCGTACGCGCCCAGGCCTCCGGCCTGCTCGCCGCCGACTTCTTCCACGTGGACACCGCCGCGCTGACCAGGCTGTACGCCTTCGTGGTCATGGAGGTCGGCACCCGCACCGTGCACATCCTCGGCGTCACCGCCCACCCGACCGCAGCCTGGGCCACTCAGCTCTCGAGGAACCTCCTCGCCAACCTCGCAGACCGCGCCGCCCGCTTCCGCTACCTGCTACGCGACCGCGACAGCCGCTACACCCAGGCGTTCGACGCCGTCTTCACCGCCGACGGCATCGAGATCCTGAAGAGCGCGCCACAGACACCGCGGATGAACGCCCACGTGGAGAGGTTCATCCGCAGCGTGCGGGCCGAGTGCACCGACCGGATGCTGATCTACAACGAGCAACACGCACGGAGTGTCCTCGCCGAATACGCCGAGCACTACAACTCCGCAAGGCCGCACCGGGCCCTGCACCTTCGCGCACCAGCCGACGATCCGGACGTCATCCCATTCCCCGCCGAACACATCCAGCGCCACGACGTCCTCAGCGGACTCATCCACGAGTACCGCGACACAGCCTGCCGAAGATCACGACAGTCTGGCGAACGCCCAGCTCAACGCATGTGCGGGACTTTTGGCACCCAACAGTCACCACATAGGCAGCCCTCTCAAACGGCCGTTTCGAAAGCTAAGTGCCAGCCGTCACTACAACGGGTTATGACACGCACCGTGCAACGTCGTGTCCCGGAAAGACGTGCCAGGAGCCGAGAGAAGTCCCCGACCTGTCGGCGGGGCCCTTCATCTTGCACCCACCAGTCGCTCACGCCGCCTGATGGGCCGACGCGCCCCGCCACCGGCGTTACGGACAGGACGTGA
- a CDS encoding esterase/lipase family protein — protein sequence MSERSPIIYLRGYAGPPSGVDKQVDDPFYGLNSGATHIRVGSEGTPRFYQFEGPLLRLMSDEGYRLLVRGDQHAYLQSQPDGKVPSESIWVHRFYDYAASTFGTSVTSTPEEFDIEKAAERLYDFTQLIRQKTGAPRVNLVAHSMGGLLARCMIQKVSRTPHPSTGEPRVPGSEFVDKFFTYGTPHGGITFDVGGGLVDWAMETFGPLGSEIFAPDRMYAYLTPGASQGDEPPQGWRPNEIPAEAFDTRRVFCVIGTNAADYGLVEKAVGPRSDGLVHIDNAYVRNAHRAFVHRSHSGRYGLVNSEEGYQNLRRFLFGNHQVQADLRGVQLPEQPPGGARIWQADVRLAVRGLPTVMHEQRASHYCPVQLNQEAAQHASVDGNTGSIPLATVFLLGPDGVRGTLTDQPLRSRYTLELRVFHLVEKHGRFFWDDHLEQVADWTDTLIVDVGRRSISDKPEAGLHAWAAWNSGVSGSIDDTDPIAAEPCQLVKNGDDLHTEIPLPEVVHPILGNEARLRLSVRRPTWP from the coding sequence ATGTCGGAGCGATCGCCCATCATCTACCTGCGGGGGTACGCCGGTCCGCCAAGTGGGGTGGACAAGCAGGTCGACGACCCGTTCTACGGGCTCAACAGCGGCGCCACCCACATCCGCGTGGGTAGTGAGGGAACGCCGCGGTTTTATCAGTTCGAGGGGCCTCTGCTGCGGCTGATGAGCGACGAGGGTTACCGGCTCCTCGTACGCGGCGACCAGCACGCGTACCTCCAGTCGCAGCCCGATGGGAAGGTGCCGTCCGAGTCCATCTGGGTCCACCGCTTCTACGACTACGCCGCCTCGACGTTCGGCACCTCCGTGACCAGCACTCCTGAGGAGTTCGACATTGAGAAGGCGGCGGAGCGGCTGTACGACTTCACGCAGCTCATCCGCCAGAAGACGGGCGCGCCCAGGGTGAATCTGGTGGCGCATTCCATGGGGGGCCTGCTTGCCCGCTGCATGATTCAGAAAGTGTCCCGCACCCCACATCCGAGCACCGGCGAACCAAGGGTCCCCGGCAGCGAGTTCGTCGACAAGTTCTTCACCTACGGCACCCCCCACGGCGGCATCACCTTCGACGTCGGTGGAGGGCTCGTCGACTGGGCGATGGAGACATTCGGACCCCTCGGATCAGAGATCTTCGCCCCTGACCGAATGTATGCCTACCTGACCCCAGGGGCGTCCCAGGGAGACGAGCCCCCGCAGGGCTGGCGGCCCAACGAGATCCCGGCCGAGGCCTTCGACACCCGCCGGGTGTTCTGCGTCATCGGGACCAACGCAGCCGACTACGGGCTGGTTGAGAAGGCGGTCGGGCCGCGCAGCGACGGGTTGGTTCACATCGACAACGCCTATGTGCGCAACGCTCACCGGGCCTTCGTCCACCGCTCCCACTCGGGACGGTACGGACTGGTGAACTCCGAAGAGGGCTATCAGAACCTTCGGCGCTTCCTCTTCGGGAACCACCAGGTGCAGGCCGACCTGCGCGGCGTGCAACTGCCCGAGCAGCCCCCAGGCGGGGCGCGGATCTGGCAGGCGGACGTGCGGCTGGCCGTCCGGGGCCTGCCCACCGTCATGCACGAGCAGCGAGCTTCCCACTACTGCCCCGTCCAGCTGAACCAGGAGGCGGCCCAGCACGCCTCGGTGGACGGCAACACCGGCAGCATTCCCCTGGCCACCGTCTTCCTCCTCGGCCCAGACGGAGTACGTGGCACCTTGACGGACCAGCCGCTCCGTTCCCGCTACACGCTGGAGCTGCGGGTGTTCCACCTGGTCGAGAAGCACGGCAGGTTCTTCTGGGACGACCATCTCGAGCAAGTCGCCGACTGGACGGACACGCTCATCGTCGACGTCGGCCGCCGCAGCATCTCCGACAAGCCGGAGGCGGGCCTTCATGCATGGGCGGCATGGAACTCCGGCGTCTCAGGCAGCATCGACGACACTGACCCGATTGCTGCGGAACCCTGCCAGCTGGTCAAGAACGGCGACGACCTCCACACCGAGATTCCGCTGCCGGAGGTTGTCCATCCCATCCTGGGCAACGAGGCGCGTCTCCGTCTCTCCGTGCGCCGCCCGACGTGGCCGTAG
- a CDS encoding dienelactone hydrolase family protein, with the protein MTGMAPVSGLAGWRRTPFTAAGYTHDCYEKGKGPGVVLLPELPGITPEVLGLADHLVAEGFTVVIPSLFGKPGQSGSPPHMAMVGARVCVSREFRAFALNASRPVADFIKALARDLKARTPGPGIGVIGLCFTGGFALAAAVDDSILAPVLSEPSLPLPLTGAQRTDPGVSEEEMQQVVQRTRDDGLCVLGLRFSEDRMAPKERFTTLTARLGSAFDVIELDSAQGNSGGFGQRAHAVLTHEVREKPDHPALKARADVVAFLRDQLHAGEPTANTP; encoded by the coding sequence ATGACCGGCATGGCTCCCGTCTCCGGCCTGGCCGGATGGCGCCGCACGCCCTTCACTGCCGCGGGCTACACACACGACTGTTACGAGAAGGGCAAGGGGCCCGGTGTTGTGCTCCTTCCCGAGCTCCCCGGCATCACTCCGGAGGTTCTGGGACTAGCCGACCACCTGGTTGCTGAGGGGTTCACCGTCGTGATCCCCTCGCTATTCGGCAAGCCCGGACAGTCCGGATCCCCACCCCACATGGCGATGGTCGGCGCCCGCGTCTGTGTCTCCCGGGAGTTCCGCGCCTTCGCCCTGAACGCCTCCCGCCCCGTCGCTGACTTCATTAAGGCCCTCGCACGGGACCTCAAGGCCCGTACGCCCGGCCCGGGCATCGGTGTCATCGGCCTCTGCTTCACCGGCGGCTTCGCCCTGGCCGCCGCTGTGGACGACTCCATCCTGGCTCCCGTCCTCAGCGAACCCTCCCTCCCCCTGCCCCTGACCGGTGCTCAACGAACGGATCCGGGCGTATCCGAGGAGGAAATGCAGCAGGTCGTCCAGCGCACACGGGATGACGGCCTCTGCGTTCTGGGTCTGCGCTTCAGCGAGGACCGGATGGCCCCCAAGGAACGCTTCACGACATTGACCGCTCGCCTCGGGAGCGCCTTCGACGTCATCGAACTCGATTCTGCCCAAGGCAACAGCGGAGGCTTCGGCCAACGCGCCCACGCGGTCCTCACCCATGAGGTCCGCGAAAAGCCAGACCACCCTGCCCTCAAGGCTCGCGCCGACGTCGTGGCTTTTCTCCGTGACCAACTGCACGCCGGCGAGCCCACAGCGAACACGCCCTGA
- a CDS encoding endonuclease/exonuclease/phosphatase family protein — protein sequence MASEPDILAPPQTVAARLTRWEEFVYGVVPAKAAGANLLVATWNLRAFGDLTKAWKTPEGGSPKRNFADIHAIAAVVRRFDVVAVQEVRGNLRALRYLLKVLGEDWAIILTDVTLGKDGNNERLAFLFDTRRVKPSGLACELVVPLEQETGVSASGLERQFARTPYAVSFLSSGQTFTLITLHVDYGNTAADRVPELKAIAKWLAGWAEQEFGWDHNLIALGDFNIDRVSDPLFEAFTSTGLTPAPQLADLPRTIDKPGAAHFYDQIAWFTKGQQHRPVLNLEAVAGGQVDFVDALQGTSPTTSRSGSSSRSPQAESESLSAMSSSVACAASTPPRARTSPQNSESTPAWWCPPTLRKSKLSTTPAREGRDTSPPKPSCAGA from the coding sequence GTGGCGTCCGAACCCGACATCCTGGCCCCGCCGCAGACGGTCGCCGCACGCCTCACACGGTGGGAAGAATTCGTCTACGGTGTGGTGCCGGCAAAGGCTGCTGGCGCGAACCTCCTGGTTGCGACCTGGAACCTGCGCGCTTTCGGGGATCTGACCAAGGCGTGGAAGACTCCTGAGGGCGGCTCGCCGAAGCGGAACTTCGCCGACATCCACGCGATCGCCGCTGTGGTCCGCCGGTTCGATGTGGTTGCGGTGCAGGAGGTGCGCGGCAACCTGCGTGCCCTGCGCTACCTGCTGAAAGTCCTCGGCGAGGACTGGGCGATCATCCTCACCGATGTCACCCTGGGCAAGGACGGCAACAACGAGCGTCTGGCGTTCCTCTTCGACACCCGCCGGGTCAAGCCCTCAGGCTTGGCGTGCGAGCTGGTCGTGCCGCTCGAACAGGAGACCGGGGTGAGCGCGAGCGGCCTGGAGCGGCAGTTCGCCCGCACCCCCTATGCCGTCAGCTTCCTCTCCTCCGGCCAGACCTTCACCCTCATCACCCTGCACGTCGACTACGGGAACACCGCCGCCGACCGGGTGCCCGAGCTCAAAGCGATCGCGAAGTGGCTGGCCGGCTGGGCGGAACAAGAGTTCGGCTGGGACCACAACCTCATCGCGCTCGGCGACTTCAACATCGACCGCGTCAGCGACCCGCTCTTCGAGGCCTTCACCTCCACCGGCCTCACCCCCGCTCCACAGCTGGCAGACCTGCCCCGCACGATCGACAAGCCCGGCGCCGCGCACTTCTACGACCAGATCGCCTGGTTCACCAAGGGCCAGCAGCACCGCCCGGTCCTGAACCTGGAAGCCGTCGCCGGAGGCCAGGTCGACTTCGTCGACGCCCTCCAGGGCACATCTCCGACCACTTCCCGCTCTGGGTCGAGTTCGCGATCCCCACAGGCTGAGTCCGAGAGCCTGTCGGCGATGTCCTCCAGCGTGGCCTGCGCCGCGTCGACACCACCACGAGCGAGGACATCGCCCCAGAACTCGGAATCCACGCCTGCATGGTGGTGTCCGCCGACGTTGCGAAAGAGCAAGCTGAGCACAACGCCCGCGCGGGAAGGTCGTGACACCAGCCCCCCGAAACCGTCTTGCGCTGGGGCATGA